In Raphanus sativus cultivar WK10039 chromosome 5, ASM80110v3, whole genome shotgun sequence, the following proteins share a genomic window:
- the LOC108862313 gene encoding ABC transporter C family member 12 isoform X3 → MQLGYRKPITEKDVWQLDKWDQTETLFTRFQRCWIEESQRRKPWLLRALNSSLGGRFWLGGIFKIGNDLSQFVGPVVLSHLLRSMQEGDPSWVGYVYAFLIFVGVTLGVLCEAQYYQNVWRVGFRLRSTLVAAIFHKSLRLTHEARKNFSSGKVTNMITTDANALQQISQQLHGLWSAPFRIIVSMILLYQQLGVASLFGSLILFLLIPLQTLIISKMRKLTKEGLQWTDKRVGIMNEILAAMDTVKCYAWEKSFESRIQGIRNEELSWFRKAQLLSAFNSFILNSIPVVVTVVSFGVFVLLGGDLTPARAFTSLSLFAVLRFPLNMLPNLLSQVVNANVSLQRIEELLLSEERILAENPPLQPGAPAISIKNGYFSWDSKATKPTLSNINLEIPVGSLVAIVGGTGEGKTSLVSAMLGELSRTETSSVIIRGSVAYAPQVSWIFNATVRDNILFGSGFEAERYRRAIDATALQHDLDLLPGRDHTEIGERGVNISGGQKQRVSMARAVYSSSDVYIFDDPLSALDAHVAQQVFDSCMKDELKGKTRVLVTNQLHFLPLMDRIILVSEGMIKEEGTFEELSKNGTLFQKLMENAGKMDATQDTNKNDQKSSKLSPTLTVDVSERNVGSTKQGKRGRSVLVKQEERETGIVSWNVLMRYKKAVGGLWVVMILFACYLTTEVLRVSSSTWLSFWTDQSTSKSYSPGFYIIVYAFLGFGQVAVTFTNSFWLITSSLRAAKKLHDAMLNSIMRAPMLFFHTNPTGRVINRFSKDIGDIDRNVANLMNMFMNQLWQLLSTFALIGTVSTISLWAIMPLLILFYAAYLYYQNTSREVKRLDSVTRSPIYAQFGEALNGLSSIRAYKAYERMAKINGKSMDNNIRFTLANTSSNRWLTIRLETLGGVMIWLTATFAVLRNGNAENQAGFASTMGLLLSYTLNITSLLSGVLRQASRAENSLNSVERVGNYIDLPSEAADVIENSRPVSGWPSRGSIKFEDVYLRYRTGLPPVLHGLSFSVSPSEKVGVVGRTGAGKSSMLNALFRIVEVEKGRIMIDDYDVAKFGLMDLRRVLSIIPQSPVLFSGTVRFNIDPFSEHNDSDLWEALQRAHIKDVIARNPFGLDAEVSEGGENFSVGQRQLLSLARALLRRSKILVLDEATASVDVRTDSLIQKTIREEFKSCTMLVIAHRLNTIIDCDKILVLSSGQVLEYDSPQELLSRDTSAFFRMVHSTGPANAQYLCNLVSAGRVNGMEIGG, encoded by the exons ATGCAGTTAGGCTACAGAAAACCCATTACTGAAAAGGATGTTTGGCAATTAGACAAATGGGATCAAACAGAAACTCTCTTCACAAG ATTCCAAAGATGCTGGATAGAAGAATCGCAGAGACGCAAGCCGTGGCTTCTCCGAGCACTGAATAGTAGCCTTGGTGGAAG GTTCTGGTTGGGTGGTATCTTTAAG ATTGGAAATGACCTTTCCCAATTTGTTGGACCTGTTGTACTGAGCCACCTATTACGG TCAATGCAAGAAGGTGATCCATCTTGGGTTGGCTATGTCTATGCCTTCTTAATTTTCGTTGGGGTG ACACTTGGAGTTCTCTGTGAGGCTCAGTACTATCAGAATGTTTGGCGTGTGGGATTTCGTTTGAGATCAACTTTG GTTGCAGCTATATTCCACAAATCTTTAAGACTAACTCATGAGGCTCGCAAGAATTTTTCATCTGGGAAGGTCACAAACATGATAACTACAGATGCTAATGCACTTCAG CAAATATCACAACAGCTCCATGGCTTATGGTCAGCTCCTTTTCGCATCATTGTGTCCATGATTCTTCTCTACCAACAACTAGGAGTTGCTTCGCTTTTTGGTTCATTGATTCTGTTTCTCCTAATTCCTCTCCAG ACTCTGATTATTAGCAAAATGCGGAAACTGACTAAAGAAGGGCTCCAGTGGACTGACAAAAGAGTTGGTATCATGAACGAGATTTTAGCAGCCATGGATACTGTAAA ATGTTATGCATGGGAGAAGAGCTTTGAGTCACGGATTCAAGGGATTAGAAATGAAGAGCTCTCATGGTTTCGTAAAGCGCAGTTACTATCAGCT TTTAACAGTTTTATACTGAACAGCATCCCAGTAGTTGTGACTGTGGTTTCATTCGGGGTTTTCGTTCTGCTTGGAGGCGACTTGACACCAGCAAGGGCATTCACATCTCTTTCTCTATTCGCAGTTCTAAGATTTCCTCTCAACATGCTACCAAATCTTCTAAGTCAG GTTGTTAACGCAAACGTTTCACTGCAACGCATTGAGGAACTACTTCTAAGTGAAGAGAGAATTCTAGCAGAAAACCCACCTCTTCAACCAGGAGCTCCAGCCATTTCCATTAAGAATGGATATTTTTCATGGGACTCAAAG GCAACGAAACCCACATTATCCAATATTAATTTGGAGATTCCAGTCGGAAGCTTGGTTGCCATTGTAGGTGGGACCGGAGAAGGTAAGACATCACTTGTTTCGGCAATGCTAGGAGAGCTATCTCGTACAGAAACCTCAAGCGTTATTATTAGAGGCTCAGTAGCTTATGCTCCTCAAGTCTCATGGATCTTCAATGCCACT GTGCGTGATAACATATTATTTGGGTCGGGTTTTGAAGCTGAAAGATATCGGAGGGCTATTGATGCTACTGCCTTACAACACGATCTTGATTTGCTTCCG GGCCGTGATCATACAGAGATTGGAGAACGGGGGGTGAATATTAGTGGAGGGCAAAAGCAGAGAGTTTCAATGGCTAGGGCAGTCTACTCCAGCTCAGATGTTTACATATTCGATGATCCTTTGAGTGCTTTAGATGCTCATGTTGCACAGCAG GTCTTCGATAGCTGCATGAAAGATGAGCTGAAGGGGAAAACGAGGGTGCTTGTCACAAATCAGCTACATTTTCTTCCTTTGATGGATAGAATTATTTTAGTCTCGGAGGGAATGATCAAAGAGGAAGGAACCTTTGAAGAGTTGTCAAAAAATGGGACTTTGTTCCAGAAACTAATGGAGAATGCTGGGAAAATGGATGCAACCCAAGATACGAATAAAAATGATCAGAAAAGCTCGAAGCTGAGTCCTACTCTCACGGTTGATgtaagtgaaagaaatgttggcAGTACCAAGCAGGGAAAACGAGGAAGATCGGTGCTTGTAAAGCAAGAAGAACGGGAAACTGGCATCGTTAGTTGGAACGTTCTGATGAGATATAAAAAGGCAGTAGGCGGCTTATGGGTGGTTATGATCCTCTTTGCATGCTATTTAACAACTGAGGTTCTCCGGGTTTCAAGTAGCACATGGCTAAGTTTCTGGACCGATCAAAGCACTTCAAAGAGTTATAGTCCCGGTTTCTACATTATCGTGTATGCTTTTCTCGGCTTTGGTCAG GTTGCTGTGACGTTTACCAACTCGTTTTGGCTGATCACATCAAGTTTACGTGCCGCCAAGAAACTCCATGACGCAATGCTGAATTCTATAATGCGAGCTCCTATGCTCTTTTTCCACACAAACCCAACTGGGCGTGTAATCAACAGGTTTTCTAAGGATATTGGTGATATAGATAGAAATGTCGCCAACCTAATGAATATGTTCATGAACCAGCTGTGGCAACTCCTCTCGACCTTTGCTCTTATAGGTACAGTCAGTACGATTTCATTGTGGGCTATAATGCCGCTCCTGATACTCTTTTATGCAGCATATCTCTACTATCAG AACACATCCCGTGAAGTGAAACGTTTAGATTCGGTCACAAGGTCACCTATTTACGCTCAGTTTGGAGAAGCTTTGAATGGTTTGTCAAGCATCCGAGCATATAAAGCCTATGAGAGGATGGCCAAGATTAATGGAAAATCCATGGACAACAACATAAGGTTCACTCTTGCAAACACTAGCTCAAACCGTTGGCTCACTATAAGATTGGAAACTCTTGGTGGTGTCATGATTTGGTTAACTGCAACTTTTGCGGTTCTGAGAAATGGGAATGCAGAGAACCAAGCTGGTTTTGCATCTACGATGGGTCTCCTTCTCAGCTACACTCTGAATATCACTTCTCTGTTAAGCGGTGTTCTAAGGCAAGCTAGCAGAGCAGAGAACAGTTTGAATTCCGTTGAGCGTGTTGGTAACTACATCGATCTTCCTTCTGAAGCTGCAGATGTAATAGAAAACAGTCGTCCAGTGTCTGGCTGGCCTTCAAGAGGATCGATTAAGTTTGAAGATGTTTACCTTCGTTATAGAACAGGGCTTCCTCCAGTGCTCCATGGACTGTCCTTTTCTGTTTCTCCCAGTGAGAAAGTGGGAGTGGTCGGAAGAACTGGTGCAGGGAAGTCTTCCATGTTGAATGCATTGTTTAGGATTGTGGAAGTGGAAAAGGGAAGGATCATGATTGATGATTATGATGTTGCTAAGTTCGGACTGATGGATTTGCGCAGGGTTCTAAGTATCATACCCCAGTCGCCAGTTCTTTTCTCAG gGACGGTGAGATTCAACATTGACCCATTTAGTGAGCACAATGATTCTGACCTCTGGGAGGCTCTACAAAGGGCGCATATAAAAGATGTCATCGCCAGGAATCCTTTTGGCCTAGATGCAGAG GTCTCTGAAGGAGGTGAGAATTTCAGCGTGGGGCAAAGGCAACTACTGAGTCTAGCGCGTGCATTGTTAAGAAGATCTAAGATCCTTGTTCTAGATGAAGCAACAGCATCTGTTGATGTCAGAACAGATTCTCTAATACAAAAGACCATCCGTGAGGAATTCAAGTCTTGCACAATGCTTGTGATCGCTCACAGATTGAATACCATCATCGACTGTGACAAGATCCTTGTGCTTAGTTCTGGTCAG GTTTTGGAGTATGATAGTCCACAAGAACTGCTGTCAAGAGATACAAGTGCTTTCTTTAGGATGGTTCACAGCACCGGACCAGCAAATGCTCAGTACCTTTGTAACTTGGTCTCTGCAGGGAGAGTGAATGGAATGGAGATTGGTGGATAG